In one window of Posidoniimonas corsicana DNA:
- a CDS encoding alpha-L-rhamnosidase encodes MFPGSAVAELTASRLRCESLETPSGVDRAAPQLSWIVESPQPNQSQSAYRILVATREEKLAADDGDLWDSGKVSSAETYAIQYKGKPLQSHQQCHWKVMAWDATGQPGEWSDASEWTVGLLNQEDWQGEWIGYDKDRQPLADPPAIDLDGARWVRHAADPDVPPAQTRDYRCAWQLPADIDLRTATLAIMCDDHARVEINGTTAVSGVSIGTPKVEEVLGYLRPGKNEFRVVCRNGQPGPTGICLKVTAEGHDGQVYVLTTDDRWTSSAAADQPQHQVTVVGPFGCKPWGRPAYRRDLTSPPVYLRDEFVLDKPVRRATAYFSSLGWADFSINGSPVKSDFFSSGWTDYRQRVYYRSYDATNLVRQGDNAWGLVLADGWYSGHVAWGMQRGHYGEKPRVRAMLRVEFQDGQTQTFATDDSWRASTAGPKRVADPLIGEEYDATQEMPGWDAPGFSAPGWKPVDVGAEVQPLIQWHPGPAVIEVDRFPAKSISEPAPGVYVYDLGQNFAGVVQLKVRGRAGQRVRLRFAERLNPDGTVYTDNLRMARATDIYTCSGDGEETWTPTQTFHGFQYVELTGLDEPTQDAVTGIALSSNTPLVSSFECSDPALNRLYKNVLWTQLANFIDVPTDCPQRDERLGWTGDAQVYVHTACLTTNVQAFFRKWLVDLVDAQEPNGQFPKVAPVVAGQSDGGPAWSEAGVICPWEIYSVYNDRKLLEQQYPAMVRYVEFCRNRSRDGVLPPERFHCFGDWLSVNANTPNEIIYTAYYARSADIVSKAAEALGRTGDASKYRELFQQIKQAFNDEYVSADGRIHGDTQCCYVLALGYGLLDGQAYEHASRHLIDDIRSRGWKLSTGFVGTKDLMMVLSQIGRHDVALRLLHQQEYPGWLFSIGHGATSIWERWDGWTPDGGFQDPGMNSFAHYSFGAVYGWMAENLGGIRAGRPGFETVIIEPTFDPHLDFCRVTYDSLHGPIKSEWSRADGARRLQVTIPANTRATVRLRGVTVDQLRVNGQNSDMTDFEAADAVDRFPNSGDDAQTEVRTAELLLPSGDYLLEMPGREA; translated from the coding sequence GTGTTCCCCGGTAGTGCCGTCGCGGAGCTCACCGCCAGCCGTCTCCGCTGCGAGAGCTTGGAGACGCCGTCCGGCGTGGACCGTGCGGCGCCGCAGCTGAGTTGGATTGTCGAGTCGCCGCAGCCCAACCAGTCGCAATCCGCCTACCGCATCCTGGTTGCGACCCGCGAAGAGAAGTTGGCCGCCGATGACGGCGATCTATGGGACTCCGGCAAAGTAAGCTCGGCCGAGACTTACGCTATCCAGTACAAAGGCAAACCTCTGCAATCTCATCAGCAGTGCCACTGGAAAGTCATGGCTTGGGACGCCACGGGCCAGCCCGGCGAGTGGAGCGATGCGTCGGAGTGGACGGTCGGCCTGTTGAATCAGGAGGACTGGCAAGGCGAATGGATTGGGTACGACAAGGACCGCCAGCCGCTCGCCGACCCGCCCGCGATCGACCTGGACGGAGCCCGCTGGGTGCGCCACGCGGCCGACCCCGATGTCCCACCGGCCCAGACCCGCGACTACCGCTGCGCCTGGCAGCTGCCCGCCGACATCGATCTCCGCACGGCGACGCTTGCCATAATGTGCGACGACCACGCCCGCGTTGAGATCAATGGGACCACCGCGGTTAGCGGCGTCAGCATCGGAACGCCGAAGGTGGAAGAGGTGCTCGGCTACCTCCGGCCGGGCAAGAACGAGTTCCGTGTTGTCTGCAGGAACGGCCAGCCCGGCCCAACGGGAATCTGCCTGAAGGTCACGGCCGAAGGCCATGACGGGCAGGTCTATGTGCTGACCACCGACGACCGCTGGACGAGCTCCGCCGCCGCCGATCAGCCGCAGCACCAGGTAACGGTTGTGGGACCGTTCGGCTGCAAGCCTTGGGGCCGGCCCGCCTACCGCCGGGACCTTACCTCGCCGCCGGTTTATCTCCGCGACGAGTTTGTGCTCGACAAGCCCGTGCGACGCGCGACGGCCTACTTCTCTTCATTAGGATGGGCCGACTTCTCTATTAACGGATCGCCGGTGAAGTCCGACTTCTTCAGCTCTGGCTGGACCGACTACCGGCAGCGGGTCTACTACCGTTCGTACGACGCCACCAATCTGGTCCGGCAGGGCGACAACGCCTGGGGCCTCGTGCTGGCGGACGGGTGGTACTCGGGCCACGTCGCGTGGGGCATGCAGCGTGGCCACTACGGTGAGAAGCCACGCGTTCGCGCGATGCTACGCGTAGAGTTCCAAGACGGCCAGACGCAGACCTTCGCCACCGACGACAGCTGGCGGGCCTCGACCGCGGGCCCCAAACGCGTCGCCGACCCGCTCATCGGTGAGGAGTACGACGCCACCCAAGAAATGCCCGGGTGGGACGCCCCGGGCTTCTCGGCCCCTGGTTGGAAACCGGTCGATGTCGGCGCCGAGGTTCAGCCGCTCATCCAGTGGCACCCCGGACCCGCGGTGATCGAGGTTGACCGGTTCCCAGCCAAGTCGATCAGCGAGCCCGCACCGGGCGTCTATGTCTACGACCTCGGCCAGAACTTCGCCGGCGTCGTGCAGCTCAAGGTCCGCGGCCGCGCCGGGCAACGCGTCCGGCTCCGCTTCGCCGAACGCCTGAACCCGGACGGAACGGTTTACACCGACAACCTCCGCATGGCGCGGGCTACCGACATCTACACCTGCAGCGGCGACGGCGAAGAGACCTGGACCCCCACGCAGACCTTCCACGGCTTCCAGTACGTCGAGTTGACAGGGCTGGACGAGCCGACCCAGGACGCCGTGACCGGGATCGCCCTCAGCAGCAACACCCCGCTGGTCAGCTCCTTCGAGTGCTCCGACCCGGCGCTCAACCGTTTGTACAAGAACGTTCTATGGACGCAGCTCGCCAACTTCATCGACGTTCCCACCGACTGCCCGCAGCGCGACGAGCGGCTCGGCTGGACCGGCGACGCGCAGGTCTACGTGCACACCGCCTGCCTGACGACCAACGTGCAGGCCTTCTTCCGCAAGTGGTTGGTCGACCTGGTCGACGCCCAGGAGCCCAACGGCCAGTTCCCTAAGGTCGCCCCGGTCGTGGCCGGCCAGAGCGACGGCGGCCCCGCCTGGAGCGAGGCCGGCGTCATCTGCCCGTGGGAGATCTACTCCGTCTACAACGACCGCAAGCTGCTCGAGCAGCAGTACCCCGCAATGGTCCGCTACGTCGAGTTCTGCCGCAACCGCTCTCGGGACGGCGTGCTGCCGCCTGAGCGGTTCCACTGCTTCGGCGACTGGCTCAGCGTTAATGCGAACACGCCCAACGAGATCATCTACACCGCCTACTACGCCCGCAGCGCCGACATCGTCAGCAAGGCCGCCGAGGCCCTCGGCCGGACCGGCGACGCCAGCAAGTACCGCGAACTGTTCCAGCAGATCAAGCAGGCGTTCAATGACGAGTACGTTTCTGCCGACGGTCGCATCCACGGCGACACCCAATGCTGCTACGTGCTCGCCCTCGGCTACGGCCTGCTGGACGGCCAGGCCTACGAGCATGCTTCGCGCCACCTGATCGACGACATCCGTTCTCGCGGCTGGAAGCTGTCAACCGGCTTCGTCGGCACCAAGGACCTGATGATGGTGCTGTCTCAGATCGGCCGGCACGACGTCGCCTTGCGGCTGCTGCACCAGCAGGAGTACCCCGGCTGGCTATTCTCGATCGGTCACGGCGCAACCAGCATCTGGGAACGCTGGGACGGGTGGACCCCCGACGGCGGGTTCCAGGACCCCGGCATGAACTCATTCGCCCACTACTCGTTCGGCGCGGTGTACGGATGGATGGCGGAGAACCTCGGCGGCATTCGCGCCGGCCGACCCGGCTTCGAAACGGTGATCATCGAACCTACCTTCGACCCGCATCTCGACTTCTGCCGCGTCACCTACGACAGCCTGCACGGGCCGATAAAGAGCGAGTGGTCCCGAGCCGACGGCGCCCGCCGCCTGCAGGTCACGATCCCAGCGAACACCCGCGCCACGGTACGCTTACGGGGCGTGACGGTCGACCAGCTTCGGGTCAACGGCCAGAACTCCGATATGACCGACTTCGAAGCTGCCGATGCTGTTGACCGATTCCCCAACAGCGGCGACGACGCTCAGACCGAGGTCAGAACCGCCGAGTTGCTTCTGCCGTCAGGTGACTATCTGCTTGAGATGCCCGGCCGCGAGGCGTAG
- a CDS encoding Y-family DNA polymerase has translation MASGQRILAAWLPDWPVQRLMLGQRSDGAPRQAVAVSAVLNRVERVTACCAEARRLGVTPGMRTAEAQAAVGPGKLMISPSDPGEDRLRLEQIAAAAERFSPVVALEDNESPAALLLDVTGMWPLWSGSAPAGEKRLADSVGEWLRQQGLENGIAIAATVGLALGAARFGGGRRPVVDDAESDEVAQRLPITALRLDEETVFKLRGFNLTSVGQLLALPRASLPSRFGPAVNRRLAQLLGQTAEPLTPVRPVVELQAEWRFESSVSNAEAISSVATLLFTRLEGELVASRLGAKHIVVTYLLDAPRGAEQSVGVELRVSRPTCSRRELLELFALRSEGLRFEHAVAEVRARVAESEPLQNRQRRLFEDDQTAAGFERDLLVNRLAARVGQTRVCRVGRRRSHDPLRAYRRLSAIDLPRVDFRLSPDAASQARRTPLLLKQGGRALRVEVDRDGEPRAIWLAEQQPVATVWGPERVETGWWRGEPLARDAYWVALPDGRRLWLLHDLRRDRWRLVGGLD, from the coding sequence ATGGCTTCTGGTCAAAGAATCCTCGCGGCCTGGCTGCCCGACTGGCCGGTGCAGCGGTTGATGTTGGGGCAGAGGTCGGACGGCGCCCCACGCCAGGCGGTGGCGGTGTCGGCTGTTTTGAATCGCGTCGAGCGCGTCACGGCCTGCTGCGCCGAAGCACGGCGGCTGGGAGTAACGCCCGGCATGCGCACCGCCGAGGCGCAGGCCGCGGTCGGCCCGGGCAAGCTGATGATCTCGCCCAGCGACCCGGGCGAGGACCGCCTCCGGCTCGAGCAGATCGCCGCCGCAGCGGAGCGGTTCAGCCCGGTTGTCGCTCTTGAGGATAACGAATCGCCTGCTGCGCTGCTGCTGGATGTCACCGGCATGTGGCCGCTGTGGAGTGGATCGGCGCCGGCGGGAGAGAAGCGGCTCGCCGATTCGGTAGGCGAGTGGTTGCGGCAGCAGGGCCTGGAGAACGGAATCGCTATCGCCGCGACCGTGGGGCTGGCGCTGGGGGCCGCCCGGTTCGGTGGCGGCCGCCGCCCCGTAGTGGACGACGCGGAATCCGATGAGGTCGCCCAACGGCTGCCAATCACGGCGCTGCGTCTAGACGAAGAAACGGTATTCAAGCTCCGCGGATTCAACCTGACATCGGTGGGGCAGCTGCTCGCCCTGCCGCGGGCCAGCTTGCCGTCGCGGTTCGGGCCGGCGGTCAACCGGCGGTTGGCTCAGCTGCTGGGCCAAACGGCCGAGCCGCTCACGCCGGTGCGACCGGTGGTGGAGCTGCAGGCCGAGTGGCGTTTCGAGTCGTCGGTGAGCAACGCCGAGGCGATCAGCTCGGTGGCGACTCTCTTGTTCACCAGGCTAGAGGGGGAGCTCGTCGCGTCGCGTCTGGGAGCGAAGCACATCGTAGTGACTTACCTGCTCGACGCGCCGCGGGGGGCGGAGCAGTCGGTCGGCGTCGAGCTGCGGGTGTCGCGTCCGACCTGCTCGCGGCGGGAACTGCTGGAGTTGTTTGCGCTGCGTTCCGAAGGTTTGCGGTTCGAGCATGCGGTTGCCGAGGTGCGGGCCCGGGTGGCCGAGAGCGAGCCGCTGCAGAACCGTCAGCGGCGGCTGTTTGAGGACGATCAAACAGCCGCCGGCTTTGAACGCGACCTGCTGGTCAACCGCCTGGCGGCGCGGGTTGGGCAGACGCGTGTTTGCAGGGTGGGGCGGCGCCGCAGCCACGACCCGCTGCGGGCCTACCGGCGGTTGTCGGCGATCGATCTGCCGCGGGTGGATTTTCGGCTGAGCCCCGACGCCGCCTCGCAGGCGCGGCGGACGCCGCTGCTGCTAAAGCAGGGCGGGCGGGCGCTGCGGGTGGAGGTTGATCGGGACGGCGAGCCGCGGGCGATCTGGCTGGCGGAGCAGCAGCCGGTCGCGACGGTGTGGGGGCCCGAGCGGGTTGAGACCGGTTGGTGGCGGGGCGAGCCGCTTGCGCGCGACGCCTACTGGGTTGCGCTTCCTGACGGCCGGCGGCTGTGGCTGCTGCACGACCTGCGGCGCGACCGGTGGCGCCTGGTGGGAGGTCTGGACTGA